One genomic segment of Panicum virgatum strain AP13 chromosome 2N, P.virgatum_v5, whole genome shotgun sequence includes these proteins:
- the LOC120661849 gene encoding vacuolar protein sorting-associated protein 27-like isoform X2 has protein sequence METPPPFQESAHCDVCRCTFSTFRRRHHCRSCGRTLCHEHSSYHMALPQYGIYTDVRVCYNCFNKKSSSQGGAGNAGSAGSISGAADSFSGLSLGKEDASSPTENSTAQSAAPVIDCKCGMPLCICEAPKPEPAPVKIISTIPTSTPQSNPKSKKPASSQPKASATSSSNSSSFLNIGLMTNDSDDKGLSDYEVSGEGLREAIKSGDVKGVKKLLSQGVDSNYCDKQGFTLLHLD, from the exons ATGGAGACGCCGCCGCCTTTCCAGGAGTCCGCTCACTGCGACGTGTGCCGCTGCACCTTCAGCACCTTCCGCCGCCGT CATCATTGCCGCAGCTGCGGACGGACGCTCTGTCACGAGCATTCTTCGTACCACATG GCTCTACCGCAGTATGGGATATATACCGATGTCAGAGTCTGCTACAATTGCTTCAACAAGAAATCCTCGAG CCAAGGAGGAGCTGGTAATGCGGGATCAGCTGGGAGCATTTCTGGAGCAGCTGATTCATTTTCAGGGCTAAGTTTGGGTAAGGAGGATGCTTCGTCGCCTACGGAGAATTCAACAGCTCAGAGTGCAGCACCTGTTATTGACTGCAAATGTGGGATGCCTTTGTGTATATGCGAAGCACCGAAACCGGAACCTGCGCCTGTAAAG ATTATCAGCACCATTCCCACCTCAACCCCACAATCAAACCCAAAATCTAAGAAGCCTGCTAGCAGCCAACCCAAGGCTTCAGCTACTTCTAGCAGCAATTCAAG cTCATTCTTGAATATTGGCTTGATGACCAACGATAGTGATGATAAGGGTCTTTCTGACTACGAAGTCAGTGGGGAG GGTCTGAGAGAAGCAATTAAAAGCGGGGATGTTAAGGGTGTAAAGAAACTTCTTAGCCAG GGAGTGGATTCTAACTACTGTGACAAACAAGGATTTACGTTGCTACATTTGG